The nucleotide sequence CTTTTCCAGAAAATCCCCAAGGTATTGTCGCCTGTGCTGGCAAACCTGGCTGTGCTGCGGCCCAAACCCCAACTCAAGCGGATGCCCAGGTTCTAGGGGGCTATTTAGAGTCCTTATCCTTAACTACCCCTGTGAATATTCACCTCACCGCCTGCCCTAAGGCCTGCGCCCAACCCAGTCCGGCAGAGATCACCCTTTTGGGCATTGGGCCAGATATTTATCGCCTCTATCTCGGAGATCTTCGGGATGACCAGGCCCCAGTCATGGCCCAACAACCGCTTGCGGAACTCTTGCCCCTGATTGCCGCCACGTTAGGACCAAAATCTGGGCCCGCCCACTCTAGCAGATTATGACCTACGACTATATCCGTGATGGCAGTGAAATTTATCGCCAATCCTTTGCCACAATTCGAGCCGAAGCCAATTTAGCTGGCCTGGATCAGGATTTAGCGACAGTGGTGGTGCGGTTAATCCATGCCTGTGGAATGCCCGATATTGTCAAAGATTTACAGGCATCAGCGGGGGCCGTCAAAACTGGGCGCAAGGCTCTTCAGGAGGGGGCCGTCATTCTCTGTGATGCCCAAATGGTGGCCGGGGGGGTGACGCGCCAACGACTGCCTGCGGATAATTTGGTCTTGTGTACGTTAAATGCCCCGGCAGTCCCAGGCCTGGCGGTGAACATTGGCAATACCCGTTCCGCGGCGGCGATTGAGTTATGGCGACCCCATTTAGCCGGAGCAGTGGTGGCCATTGGGAATGCTCCAACGGCTTTGTTTTATCTATTGGAATTACTGGATCAGGGCCTACCCCCACCTGCCCTAATTTTGGGGTTTCCAGTCGGATTTGTGGGGGCGGCGGAATCTAAACAGGCCTTGGCCACCCATCCCCAGCAAATTCCCTTTATAACGGTGCATGGCCGACGAGGGGGAAGTGCAATGGCCGCCGCCGCAATTAATGCCTTGGCCCAGGAGCAGGAATGATGTGTGCAACAGAAACCAAACTCGGTAAGCTCTATGGTTTGGGCATTGGGCCTGGGGATCCGGAGTTACTCACCCTCAAGGCTCATCGAATCCTCACGACGGTTCCAGTGATTGCCTACCCCTGCATGGAAAATGGCAAAGTTTTGGCCCGGGCCATCGTGGCGGACTATATTCAAGCCAACCAGATTGAAATTCCGATACCGTTACCTTTCAGTGTGGAGCGGTCTTCCCAACCCTATTACGACTCAGCCGCGGCTAAAATTGCCTCTTATCTCCAGGCCGGGCAGGATGTGGCGGTACTCTGTGAAGGGGAACCCATGCTCTATGGCAGTTTTATGTATCTGTTTCAGCGTTTAGCGGGGCAGTTTCCCACAGAAGTTGTACCGGGCATTTCCTCAACCTTGGCCTGTGCCGATATGTTGGGTGTGCCCTTGACGTTTCGCAATGATGTGTTAACCATGATTCCGGCCACCCTAAACATTGCTGATTTACGGGTCAAACTTAGGGGGGTTGATGCGGCGATTATTCTCAAACTGGGGCGGCATTTTGCCAAGGTTTATCATGTTCTAGAGGAATTGGGATTGTTAGAACGGGCCCACTACATTGAATATGCAACCCAACCCACTCAGCAAATTCGGCAGATGAGGGAAATTACGCCAGAAACAGTCCCCTACTGGTCTTTAATTGTTATTCCTAGCCGGGGCCTGGCTCAAAACCCATCATCGTTTTCTAGCCTACCTGATGATCTAGCCCTCAAGCGGTAACGACACACCAAAACAGATCACCATTACTCGTCAGCGTGGGTGTACAGTTGGGATTTGCTACGATTCTAGTACCGTCTTGGTTGAGGGGCTAACTCTCCCGATGTTTCAAAAAATTAGGCAGCTTATTAAGGATTCTGAACATTGGTATCTTTCTACCCCAGAACGGGCCCTCAATGCTTCCTACACTGCTGCCCTCAAAATCAGAGCCATTGAAAATGAGCACTTTGGCGGTCGTCCCATTAGTCGCTTTGCCCTCAGCGATGGGTCAGAAGGAAACTATTTTCAAGCCGAGTTACAAAAACTTCTCAAAACAGTACGGATGCGTCTGACAGAATTTAAGGCCACCCATCGGATATTAGAAATTGATGATGCCTCTACCCCAGCCGTCACACTCCCAGCTAATCTCAGTAATCATCAATCGGTTGGCAACCAAGACAGTGAAGCCGCCGCTACCTATACCATTACCGCCGAGGTCATTAATCCCGGTGAATTGACAATTCCTGCCAAGCTCCGGTTTATTGATGCCACCCTCAACCGCTATAAACGCCTCCATCATTCAGAGCTAGTTGCCCTGGGTAATCCGTCCTTAAGTCATCAAAACCTAGAGCAGAACGGGAACGGAAAGAAAACCAGAAAGCCCACCTCTGCCAGGACAGATCCCGCCAACCTAGAACTGGGATCTTTTTATGAGTCGGGCTACAGTAATGAGGATTTAACCGATGACTCAAAGCTGGATAGTGGTTTTATTCCCCGTTCAATTTTACGAACAGCAGATCGTTTTCGCCGGGAACTCGATCCAGGGGATAACAATGAAGAAGAAATTGTGCGGGACTTTCGGACATCCAAAGCTCGAACAAGGATTGCAATTCGCTTTGTCTTACTTTTAATTATTATTCCTTTACTGACTCAACAGCTTTCAAAAATACTTGTGATTGGGCCAATTGTGAACCACTTTAAGGCAGTGGGAAAAATTGAAATGATCATTAATACCCAAATTCAGGAACGGGTCTTAAATGAATTAGATCAGTTTGAAAATAAAATCCGCTTTCAAAGTCTGATTAGTCAGGTTCCTGTGCCGCCAGCCGAACTCCAAGAGCAGTTACGGGAAAAAGCAATCGAACTTTCTACGGAATATCAAAAGGAACTCATCGAACCTCTGAAAAATATTCTTTCCGATAGCTTGGGAGTTTCGGCGTTTACGTTACTGCTGCTCTTGAATCGGCCTCAAATTGCCATTCTGAAAACCTTTATGGATGAAGTGGTTTATGGATTAAGTGACAGCGCCAAGGCCTTTATTATCATTCTGTTTACGGATGTATTCGTTGGTTTCCACTCACCCCACGGCTGGACTGTCATTGTTAACAATACCCTGGAGCACTTTGGCTTGCCTCAAAACGAGGACTTCATTGATATGTTTATTGCCACGTTCCCAGTGATGTTGGATACGGTTTTTAAGTATTGGATTTTCCGCTATCTGAATCAGATTTCACCTTCAGCCGTGGCAACTTATAAGAATATGAATGAGTAAGTTAATAGCTTTTAAAAATACCTGGATAAGGATAAAAATTGCTGCCAACATAATTAAAATCAAATTCATTGTATCAACCTAGCCATGAACCTTGAATCTTCAGTATTTACTCCCAATAGTTACATCCCCGCCCGCTACACCTGTGATGGAGGCAACCATTCACCCCCATTAATTTGGAAAAATACTCCGGTTGACACAAAGAGCTTTGTAGTTGTTACGGATGATCCTGATGCCCAGGCCGTAATTGGTAAAACGTTTGATCATTGGGTGATTTATGATTTGCCGAAGGATATAACGAGTTTATCCGAAAGCTTACCCCCTAAGGCAGTTCTCCCTGATGGAGGTCATCACGGCCTAACAACGCGTAATCAGTTGGGCTATTTTGGGCCTTGTCCACCGCCAGGAGTCTGCCATAGATATTTTTTTCAGTTATTTGCTGTGGATACCGTATTGGAATTGAGGCCAGGGAAAACAAAAGCCGAAGTGCTTGCGGCAATGACAGGTCATATTTTAGCTAAGGCTGAGTTAATTGGTCTTTATCGCCGTTAATTTGACCTTAATAATCATGGATACTCTCGCTTAAGCGGCTTTGGTCAAAGACTTGTAAACTTGTCTCTAGTCTTTATCCAGAATGCTATGACGATTCAGGTTGTTGCGACTCATCCTTTCTCAGATCAAAAACCAGGTACATCTGGCCTGCGTAAAAAAGTTACTGTCTTTCAAACGCCGCACTACCTTGAAAACTTTATCCAGGCCACTTTTGATACTCTCGAAAGCTGTCAGGGACAAATTCTGGTTGTGGGTGGAGACGGACGATATTTTAACCAGCCAGCGATTCAAATTATTCTGAAAATGGCAGCGGCTAACGGCTTTGCACGGGTTAAGGTGGGGCAAAATGGGATTCTCTCGACTCCGGCAACCTCCTGCATTATTCGCAAATATCGCACCCTTGGCGGCATTATTCTCTCAGCTAGTCACAATCCAGCGGGGCCTGGGGGAGATTTTGGGGTTAAGTTCAATACCAGTAATGGTGGCCCGGCTCCGGAAAAAGTGACCAAGGCAATTTACGAGCGCACCCAGGCCATTGAAACCTACAAAATCCTTGCGGCGGGGGATGTCGATTTAGGACGCTTAGGAGAAACCACCCTCGGAACCATGGTTGTGGAGGTCATTGATTCCGTGACTGACTATGCCCAACTTTTGGAAACGTTGTTTGATTTTGACCGGATTCAGCAGTTCATGGCCAGCGGCTCATTTCGGTTTATTTTTGATGCCATGCACGCCGTCACAGGCCCCTATGGCCGCAGAATTTTTGAAGAGCGTTTAGGTGCGCCCGCCGGAACAGTTCAGGCCGGGTTTCCCTTGGAAGACTTTGGTGGCGGCCATCCTGATCCGAATTTGGTCTATGCCCATGACTTGGTGGCGCAACTGTTCACAGAACATGGGCCGGACTTTGGGGCCGCCTCCGATGGGGATGGGGATCGAAATATGATTCTGGGTCGGAACTTCTTTGTCACCCCCAGCGATAGCCTAGCCATCCTAGCGGCCAATGCCACCCTAGTTCCTGGATACCGACAGGGTTTAGCTGGAATTGCTCGCTCCATGCCCACCAGTCAAGCTCCTGACCGCGTAGCCCAACAATTGGGAATTCCGGCCTTTGAAACCCCCACAGGCTGGAAATTTTTTGGTAATCTCCTCGACTCTGGCCAGGCCACCCTCTGTGGAGAAGAAAGTTTTGGCACGGGATCCAACCATGTTCGGGAAAAAGACGGTCTCTGGGCGGTGTTGTTTTGGTTGAATATCCTCGCGGTAAGGCAAGAGTCCGTGGCCGAGATTGTCACCCAACATTGGCAAACCTATGGCCGTAACTTTTATTCCCGTCATGATTACGAAGGGGTAGCCAGTGATCGGGCGAATGAATTGATGTCTCAACTCCAGGCCAAACTGCCGACCTTAACGGGGAAAACGCTGGGAGCCGGCCGGGTTGCCTATGCCGATGACTTTAGTTATAAAGACCCTGTGGATCAGACGGTCAGTGCCAACCAGGGGATTCGGATTGGCTTTGAAGATGGGAGTCGGATTGTTTTTCGGCTTTCGGGGACAGGGACAGAAGGGGCCACGCTGCGGGTTTATTTAGAGCGCTATGAACCCAATCCCCAACACCATGGCCTGGATGCCCAAATTGCGTTGCAAGATTTAATTGGCCTGGCAGACTCCCTCGCCCAAATCAAACTGCTGACCAGCCGAGACAAACCCACTGTTATTACTTAAGACGCAAGACTTTCGTGGAGAACTTTTTAATTGCAAAGTTACCCCAAACATACTAAAATCCGTCACATTGTTGTGTAAACCACTTTGTTACAATTCAGCGATTCATTCATTACCAAGACAGGGGTAAAAAACTGTGGGAGTGTTTAACAGACTTTCGCGAGATATTGGCATAGATTTAGGAACTGCGAATACCTTGGTTTATGTCTCCGGGCGGGGTGTGGTCTTAGAAGAACCCTCTGTTGTTGCCATTGATCAAATTACCCAACAACCCTTAGCCGTGGGCACAGAAGCCAAACGGATGTTGGGGCGAACTCCCGGAAATGTTGTCGCAGTGCGCCCCTTGCGGGATGGGGTGATTGCTGACTTTGAACGGGCCGAGATCATGCTCAAATACTTTATGCGGCAGGTTCATGGTGGAAAAAATCTCTTTGCGCCGCGGGTCGTGGTCGGGATTCCCAGTGGTGTGACCGGGGTTGAACGCCGTGCCATTGAAGATGCCGCCAGGGGAGCTGGAGCCCGGGAAGTCTATTTAATTGACGAACCTGTTGCCGCCGCCTTCGGGGCTGGATTACCCGTTGAAGAACCCACTGGTAACATGATCGTGGACATTGGCGGGGGAACGACCGAAGTAGCAGTGCTGAGTATGCAGGGCACAGTCCTAAGTGAATCGGTGCGGATTGCTGGGGATGAATTATCAGATTCCATTACTCAATACATGAAGAAAGTCCACAACATGATTGTTGGTGAACGGACTGCCGAGGAAATTAAAATTCGGATTGGCTCGGCCTATCCCAACGACCATTACGACGATGAACTCATGGAAGTGCGAGGGTTACACCAACTCTCTGGCCTACCCCGTACCGTGAGCATCAAAACCCCAGAAATTCGTGAAAGCATGGCAGAACCCTTAACAGGAATTATTGAAGCCATTAAACGCACCCTTGAGCGGACTCCCCCGGAACTGGCTGCCGACATTGTGGATCGGGGAATTATGTTAGCAGGGGGTGGGGCACTCCTTAAGGGCCTGGATACCCTAATTAGTCATGAAACCGGGATTGTTGTTCACGTGGCTCCGGATCCATTGCGCTGTGTGGTGCTGGGCACCGGCCGAGTTTTGGAGAACTTTAAGGAACTAGGGCGGGTCTTTGGCGGCCAAAGTTCAATGTCACACTAGGCGTTTAACCAGGCCAGTCTCATCACCCAAGGTCAGAACATGATGCAGCGTTATCAAGGGCAGGAATAAACCGATGGGGGCAGTTGTTCGGTGGTGGACGCGCTTTAGCAGCCTGTTAATATTAACGGGAGTGACCTTAGGAGTAGCCTGGGTTGTCCGAGAGACCAATGGGGCGGGCATTCGCGAACTTTATCGGGTGGTAACATTACCGATTTATGGCGGTGTCAATAATACGGATCAGTTAATTCAGGCCCGGACGTGGGAACTAGAACAACGCCTAGCCGAAGTCCAAAGCCAAAATGACCAACTCCGGCAACTGTTAAATATCCCCCAAGTTAAACAAAATAAAGCAGTGGTGGCGCGGGTGATTGGTCGTAGTGCGGATCATTGGTGGCAGCAGGTTTTACTCAATCAGGGTAGTCGTGAGGGGCTTGCCCAAGGGGCGGTGGTTTTAGCCAGTGGTGGCGTAGTCGGGCGAATTACCAGCATTACCCCCAATACCAGTCGGATTTTATTATTGACGGATCCCAGCAGTCGGGTTGGGGTGGTCGTGGGTAGAACTCGGCAAATGGGTATTCTCCGGGGACAATTGGGAAATAAGGCGGTCTTAGAATTCTTTGACAAAGATCCGAAGGTGCAGCCCCAAGATGCAGTTTTAACTTCGGAACTCAGTAGTTTATTTCCGGCCGGTTTGCCTGTCGGAGTAATTGAATCAGTAGATCTATCTGATCCGACCCGCCCCCACGCAATTGTGCAATTAGCCGCCCCCGTCGATCGGTTGGAATGGGTACAGGTAATGGTGAATGGACAATCCTCTCAAACAACTCTCACCCCTAGTCCGTAATGGCTTAAATGGGGTTGTGATCGTCACCTCCATTTTTATCTGCGCGGTGGCCGCCCTCTGGCATCACTCGGCCTGGGAAATGACGGGAATTAACCCCGACTGGTTTTTGATTTGGGTGGTGGCTTGGAGTGTCAAGCGGCCGGCCTGGCAGGGGATTGTTGGTGGTGTCGGCCTGGGCCTGATTCAAGATGGGCTGACGGGGCATCAACCAACCCATGCCCTGTCTCTGGGAGTTGTGGGGCTGATTACGGCGCTCCTCCAAAAACAGCGGTATGTTTCTGAAGACTTTATTTCCATTGCCCTGATTACCTTTGCGATGGCGATCATTAGTGCCACGGTCATTGCGGGTCAACTCAGTCTGGAAAATAGCCGTCCTCTGGCTGAGATTTGGCAACAGCATCGTCAGATTGCCCTCGGTTCGGCAATTCTCAGTAGTCTTTGGGCCCCAATTCTCTATGCCCCCCTCAATCTTTGGTGGCAGTGGTTAATTGAGGCGGGAAAGGATTAGATATCCAGGCCTGGCAACCTTAGAGCTCCCTGAGTTGTTGGAGTTGTTCTTGGGCTGGTTGATGATTGGGGTCATGGGTGAGAGTTAATTCAAAAAAAGTCTCAGCCTGATCGATTCGTCCAAGTTTCAGCCAGCAATAGCCCAAACTAAAGGCCGGATGAGCCTTGAGAAAAGCCTGGTCAAAGGGTTCATTGCGATCATAGGTTTGGCGTTGCCCCATCCTTAAACATTGCTCCAAATAGGGGACTGCCCCCAAGTAAAACCCCAAATAGAACACCAACAGGCCAGCTAAATAAATCAAGGGGGCATAGTGGGGAAACCAGCGAATCCCGTTGTGGATTAAGAATTGGGCCTGGTCATAATCTTCAGCTTCGAGGGCATCCCAGGCCAAGACAAACAATAATTGCCTAACAAAACCCGTTTCCTGAGGAATTTCTCCCGAAAGTAGGTTGGGTAAAATCCGCTCATAGGCCGCTTGAAAACATTCTTGGGCCAACTCCAGCTCCCCACAGGCCTTGTAGTGATCCGCAAGGGTAATCAACCACATTAAGCCGATGTTACCCTCTTGCCGCATTGCCTCCAGAATAGGGATGTTGCGGGTTTTCATTTTCTGGATCATCTCAGTCCGGGTTGTACAGCCATGATGGTAGAGGTAAGCTCCTGTTAAATAACCCGTTTGATAAGAACCGGAGTGAGTCAGTTGTTCATGGAGTCGGCCGGCATAGTGAATTCCCCCTTGATTGCGACCAAAACGATTCATCCAGAAGTCGGTCATCGTGGGGCTATTTTCAGCTTGGGGGGCCTCTAAACGCCGAATTGAGTATTGCTGATAGCTCAAATCTGTTTGTTCTCTAAGTTGGGATAACCAGGCCGGGTCGGTAACGATTAATTCCTCATCGGCATCAATGACAAAAATCCATTCCCCCTGGGCTTGTTCTAAAGAAGCATTACGCGCCGCCGCAAAGTCATCACACCAAGTAAAGCTAAAAATCTGGGCCTGGAAGGATTCAGCAATAGCCAGAGTTTCATCCGTTGAGCCGGTATCTACGACAATAATTTCATCCACCCAGGCCTGGGCACTAGCTAAACAGCGGGCTAAGTGGGCGGCCTCATTTTTAACAATCATGCACAGGGATAGGAAGGGTTTCGCCACAGGTTATATCTAACGTAGGAATTGACTCAATTGGGAATATCGGGAGGTAAAAAGCGTTGGGCCGTGCGCTCTCCCAAACGTAACCCAATAATCCCCAGAGCCGCCGAGGTAACCCAATAAAACAAGGCAATCTGCCCATTTTGGTTTTGCCAAAGCAGGAAGGTATCTAACTCATAACTGGAAAATGTTGTGTAGGAACCGAGAAATCCTGTCGTGATCATCACATAGAGATCTGGATGAATCCGAATCGCCTCATTCAGAAAAAAGACCACCACAAACCCCATCACATAGCAGCCAGAGATATTGACAATCAAGGTTCCCCAAGGAAAGCCTAGGCCCCACTGTGATTGGCAGACGGTGACGACCCCATAGCGGGAAACAGCCCCGACAATTGCTCCCAGGCCAATGGCCATTGGTGTTCTCCAGATTGGGTTGCTGAACATTGAGGCCAATGCCATGATGCTTTGAAAAACTGCCCTATTGTAACAAGTTCCGGCCTGGAGACTGCCTTAAAAACGCCTCTAATCCTCCGCTTAAGGCCTGGTATCCAGCTGAATTTAGGGGTAGGAAATCTCGACTAAAAATGAATCCCGGCCTGTTCCATCCGCTGTAAGGCCTCCCCCAACCGCTCGCAGTCTGTAATTAAACTGACCCGAACAAACCCTTCACCTCCTTCGCCAAAAGCATTCCCAGGTGTAACGACAACCCCCGTTTCCTGCAAAAGTTTCAGGGCAAAATCTGTCGAGCTCACCCCCAGGGGACAAGGCACCCAGAGATACATCGTCGCTTGAGTTTTGGGGACAGTCCAGCCCAGTTTTCCCAGGCCAGCAATGAGAAAATCACGCCGGGTTCGATAGCGATCACAAACGGTGGTTAAATACTCATCGGGCAAGTTTAGAGCAGTTTCCGCCGCAGTTTGAAGAACGGCAAATAAGCCATAGTCCAAATTGGTTTTCAGAGTTCGCAGGCCTTGGATAATATGCCGATTACCGACAACAAAGCCAACCCGCCAACCGGCCATATTGTAGGTTTTGGAGAGAGTATGGAATTCAACCCCAATCTCTTTTGCTCCCGGAATTTCTAACAAACTGGTTGGTTGATAGCCATCGAAAGCCAATTCTGCGTAACAAAGATCATGAACGAGGAGGATGTTATACTCCCGCGCAAACTCAACCATATCCACAAAAAATTGCCGGGGAGCCGTGGCCGCGGTTGGGTTACTGGGATAGTTAAAGTAGAAAATCTTGGCCTGGTGGGCAATGTCTTCAGGAATCTGATTCAGGTCAATCAGCCAATTATTTTCTGGTTTGAGAAGTAGCGGATAAATATTTGCTCCTGCAATGGCGGGGCCGCGAAAATGGGCCGGATAGGCCGGACTGGGGACGAGAACTACATCTCCTGGATTTACATAGGCCAAGGCTAAGTGGGTCAGGCCTTCCTTAGAACCCAGTAAGGGTAAGGCTTCCCCATCGGGATCCAGTTCTACTTGATAGCGGCGGTGATACCACTGAGTAATGGCTTTGCGGAAATTGGCGGTGCCTTCAAAGGGGGGATACCCATGATGGCTGGGGACTTGAAAGGCTTGAATTGCCGCATCAATGACGGGTTGTGGGGGCATGCCATCGGGATTCCCCATGCCTAAATCAATTAGGTCCAGGCCCTGCTCTCTCGCCCGCGCTTTCAACTCATCCAAACGGGCAAAAACATAGGGGGGTAAAGAACCGAGGCGGTCGGCTGGCTTAATCCAATCCAGGCCCATCTTAGGTAATCCCTTCCGTACAGTTGGGACGAGCCATCGCAGTTGTTTCGGCAGTGGTGGAGATCATCGCAGCCATTAGTTCAGCCGGGGTCACAGTAAAGGGAAGGTGGTGAATATCAGACGTGGGCAAGCAGGTCTGGGTTGCCGCGGTTTCCAGTTCTCGCAACGAAATATCCCCCAGGCCCAAATCAGATAGGGTAGTGGGCAAACCAATCTCCCGGTAAAAACTGAGGAGTTGTTGGCGAGAGGATGCAGCTAAGTGACTACCTTGGATCAGTTCTTCCAAACGTAACTGGACTAAAATCCCATAGGCCACTTTTTCACCGTGAAGACTTTTTTTCGTTAAGGTCAAGTGGGTTAAACCATTATGAACCGCATGGGCCGCCACCGTCCGACATTGCGCCCCTCCCAGGCCCCCAATCATTCCCGCCATCAACACCGTGGCATCTACCACTTCCTGCCAGGCCGGGCCGCCAATTTCCGTCAGAGCTTCTGGAGATTTTTGGAGCAGCAGATCTCGGAGCACCCGGGCCTGTTGAACTGCGGCAATAATCAGAGTTTGCTGGGAATGACCACTACTGATCGAGGCTTCATACCATTTGGCCAAGGCATCCCCAATTCCGGCAATTAAGGTGCGTTTTGGGGCTGTGGCGATGAGTTGATAATCCAACAACAACAGGTTTGGGCAAGTGGTTAAGCCGACATCGTATTGAAAGGCCCCCGCCGCGTTATAAACATTGGATAGGGCTGTCCAGGCCGCGCAGGTTGCTCCTGAGGTG is from Synechococcus sp. PCC 6312 and encodes:
- a CDS encoding precorrin-8X methylmutase, with amino-acid sequence MTYDYIRDGSEIYRQSFATIRAEANLAGLDQDLATVVVRLIHACGMPDIVKDLQASAGAVKTGRKALQEGAVILCDAQMVAGGVTRQRLPADNLVLCTLNAPAVPGLAVNIGNTRSAAAIELWRPHLAGAVVAIGNAPTALFYLLELLDQGLPPPALILGFPVGFVGAAESKQALATHPQQIPFITVHGRRGGSAMAAAAINALAQEQE
- the cobI gene encoding precorrin-2 C(20)-methyltransferase; the encoded protein is MMCATETKLGKLYGLGIGPGDPELLTLKAHRILTTVPVIAYPCMENGKVLARAIVADYIQANQIEIPIPLPFSVERSSQPYYDSAAAKIASYLQAGQDVAVLCEGEPMLYGSFMYLFQRLAGQFPTEVVPGISSTLACADMLGVPLTFRNDVLTMIPATLNIADLRVKLRGVDAAIILKLGRHFAKVYHVLEELGLLERAHYIEYATQPTQQIRQMREITPETVPYWSLIVIPSRGLAQNPSSFSSLPDDLALKR
- the pxcA gene encoding proton extrusion protein PcxA, with product MFQKIRQLIKDSEHWYLSTPERALNASYTAALKIRAIENEHFGGRPISRFALSDGSEGNYFQAELQKLLKTVRMRLTEFKATHRILEIDDASTPAVTLPANLSNHQSVGNQDSEAAATYTITAEVINPGELTIPAKLRFIDATLNRYKRLHHSELVALGNPSLSHQNLEQNGNGKKTRKPTSARTDPANLELGSFYESGYSNEDLTDDSKLDSGFIPRSILRTADRFRRELDPGDNNEEEIVRDFRTSKARTRIAIRFVLLLIIIPLLTQQLSKILVIGPIVNHFKAVGKIEMIINTQIQERVLNELDQFENKIRFQSLISQVPVPPAELQEQLREKAIELSTEYQKELIEPLKNILSDSLGVSAFTLLLLLNRPQIAILKTFMDEVVYGLSDSAKAFIIILFTDVFVGFHSPHGWTVIVNNTLEHFGLPQNEDFIDMFIATFPVMLDTVFKYWIFRYLNQISPSAVATYKNMNE
- a CDS encoding YbhB/YbcL family Raf kinase inhibitor-like protein is translated as MNLESSVFTPNSYIPARYTCDGGNHSPPLIWKNTPVDTKSFVVVTDDPDAQAVIGKTFDHWVIYDLPKDITSLSESLPPKAVLPDGGHHGLTTRNQLGYFGPCPPPGVCHRYFFQLFAVDTVLELRPGKTKAEVLAAMTGHILAKAELIGLYRR
- a CDS encoding alpha-D-glucose phosphate-specific phosphoglucomutase, which codes for MTIQVVATHPFSDQKPGTSGLRKKVTVFQTPHYLENFIQATFDTLESCQGQILVVGGDGRYFNQPAIQIILKMAAANGFARVKVGQNGILSTPATSCIIRKYRTLGGIILSASHNPAGPGGDFGVKFNTSNGGPAPEKVTKAIYERTQAIETYKILAAGDVDLGRLGETTLGTMVVEVIDSVTDYAQLLETLFDFDRIQQFMASGSFRFIFDAMHAVTGPYGRRIFEERLGAPAGTVQAGFPLEDFGGGHPDPNLVYAHDLVAQLFTEHGPDFGAASDGDGDRNMILGRNFFVTPSDSLAILAANATLVPGYRQGLAGIARSMPTSQAPDRVAQQLGIPAFETPTGWKFFGNLLDSGQATLCGEESFGTGSNHVREKDGLWAVLFWLNILAVRQESVAEIVTQHWQTYGRNFYSRHDYEGVASDRANELMSQLQAKLPTLTGKTLGAGRVAYADDFSYKDPVDQTVSANQGIRIGFEDGSRIVFRLSGTGTEGATLRVYLERYEPNPQHHGLDAQIALQDLIGLADSLAQIKLLTSRDKPTVIT
- a CDS encoding rod shape-determining protein, translated to MGVFNRLSRDIGIDLGTANTLVYVSGRGVVLEEPSVVAIDQITQQPLAVGTEAKRMLGRTPGNVVAVRPLRDGVIADFERAEIMLKYFMRQVHGGKNLFAPRVVVGIPSGVTGVERRAIEDAARGAGAREVYLIDEPVAAAFGAGLPVEEPTGNMIVDIGGGTTEVAVLSMQGTVLSESVRIAGDELSDSITQYMKKVHNMIVGERTAEEIKIRIGSAYPNDHYDDELMEVRGLHQLSGLPRTVSIKTPEIRESMAEPLTGIIEAIKRTLERTPPELAADIVDRGIMLAGGGALLKGLDTLISHETGIVVHVAPDPLRCVVLGTGRVLENFKELGRVFGGQSSMSH
- the mreC gene encoding rod shape-determining protein MreC, yielding MGAVVRWWTRFSSLLILTGVTLGVAWVVRETNGAGIRELYRVVTLPIYGGVNNTDQLIQARTWELEQRLAEVQSQNDQLRQLLNIPQVKQNKAVVARVIGRSADHWWQQVLLNQGSREGLAQGAVVLASGGVVGRITSITPNTSRILLLTDPSSRVGVVVGRTRQMGILRGQLGNKAVLEFFDKDPKVQPQDAVLTSELSSLFPAGLPVGVIESVDLSDPTRPHAIVQLAAPVDRLEWVQVMVNGQSSQTTLTPSP
- the mreD gene encoding rod shape-determining protein MreD, translated to MDNPLKQLSPLVRNGLNGVVIVTSIFICAVAALWHHSAWEMTGINPDWFLIWVVAWSVKRPAWQGIVGGVGLGLIQDGLTGHQPTHALSLGVVGLITALLQKQRYVSEDFISIALITFAMAIISATVIAGQLSLENSRPLAEIWQQHRQIALGSAILSSLWAPILYAPLNLWWQWLIEAGKD
- a CDS encoding glycosyltransferase; this encodes MAKPFLSLCMIVKNEAAHLARCLASAQAWVDEIIVVDTGSTDETLAIAESFQAQIFSFTWCDDFAAARNASLEQAQGEWIFVIDADEELIVTDPAWLSQLREQTDLSYQQYSIRRLEAPQAENSPTMTDFWMNRFGRNQGGIHYAGRLHEQLTHSGSYQTGYLTGAYLYHHGCTTRTEMIQKMKTRNIPILEAMRQEGNIGLMWLITLADHYKACGELELAQECFQAAYERILPNLLSGEIPQETGFVRQLLFVLAWDALEAEDYDQAQFLIHNGIRWFPHYAPLIYLAGLLVFYLGFYLGAVPYLEQCLRMGQRQTYDRNEPFDQAFLKAHPAFSLGYCWLKLGRIDQAETFFELTLTHDPNHQPAQEQLQQLREL
- the crcB gene encoding fluoride efflux transporter CrcB — translated: MAIGLGAIVGAVSRYGVVTVCQSQWGLGFPWGTLIVNISGCYVMGFVVVFFLNEAIRIHPDLYVMITTGFLGSYTTFSSYELDTFLLWQNQNGQIALFYWVTSAALGIIGLRLGERTAQRFLPPDIPN
- a CDS encoding aspartate aminotransferase, translating into MGLDWIKPADRLGSLPPYVFARLDELKARAREQGLDLIDLGMGNPDGMPPQPVIDAAIQAFQVPSHHGYPPFEGTANFRKAITQWYHRRYQVELDPDGEALPLLGSKEGLTHLALAYVNPGDVVLVPSPAYPAHFRGPAIAGANIYPLLLKPENNWLIDLNQIPEDIAHQAKIFYFNYPSNPTAATAPRQFFVDMVEFAREYNILLVHDLCYAELAFDGYQPTSLLEIPGAKEIGVEFHTLSKTYNMAGWRVGFVVGNRHIIQGLRTLKTNLDYGLFAVLQTAAETALNLPDEYLTTVCDRYRTRRDFLIAGLGKLGWTVPKTQATMYLWVPCPLGVSSTDFALKLLQETGVVVTPGNAFGEGGEGFVRVSLITDCERLGEALQRMEQAGIHF